AGGAAGAACAGAAGAACGGATTTAAGAGAACTCCGTAAGAAATGGAGAGAGGTAATAAATGACAGCCTTGGGCATAGCTCACTTCCAATACTGGCGCTCATTACCTATCATCACACCATCCTTATTTCCTCGCTCTCCCGTTTATGGTATCCGTCCTCGCAAATTATCCACCTCCATAACTTCTCCTCTCTGTTTTACTTCGAATAACACCCAAATCTCCGAGGTATGGTATTTAATTTATACATTCATTATGTTTTTTGGCTTTGTATATTATTTTGAAATGACATTGTTTGTTTATCAGAATGGTGATAGGTCGATTGTTGGGGATTTTCTGGACTATCTCAACGAGTCTTGGACTCAGTTTCATGCTACTGGTACATTCCTTTtcctcttttattttcttttcttgctGGTTAATAATGAAGATTTAGTTTCAACTGATACATTCAATTTGGCAAGCATATTTATGAGTAGAATTACAAATTGAGGTTTTTATTGATGTTAATTTTGTTATAGCGGTTGGCTTATTTTTCCAATGTCAATTTCATTTGTGTGCCTTATCTCTTTATTATGGAATAAAATTCCTTTGCCCGAAGTAACTACATCATACAAAATTAGCTACATTGTTCATGAATGCAGGACCCAAATTTCTGCTAATTTCTTCTCTAATTGATTCTATAATAGAAAGGAAGATTTTAATTTCTAACTTAGAAATGGGATGCTGATGAAGACATTTCATTATATGAATAAATTTGAATCTCTAATTAACTAATAAACCTTATTAGCTTATTTTGTCCCTTTAATTTTGTTATAGCGGTTGGCTTATTTTTCCAATGTCAATTTCATTTTGTGTGCCTTATCTCTTTATATGGAATAAAATTCCTTTGCCTGAAGTAACTACATCATACAAAATTAGTTACATTGTTCATGAATGCAGGACCTGTATCTTTTTTGCTTCGACACTCTATCAATTACAGTATAGTTGTGTTTCCTGACATTCTTAATGATCCTTTAGTTTTTCCTGACCTTCTcaatgtatgtatatatatatatattatatttttctaggCCTGGAACAACAATATTAGCATATGACCTtagcgtaattccaaggttcaACTTCCCAACTATTTTCTTAGAGGATTATCAGATCAGATCTTCCTGTGAATCTTCAAGCCGTGGCTTCTCGAGCTGAGAGACAATTTGGGGGTAACCATAAGACTTTAGTTGCAGGAAGCGGAAGTTCCATGGCTATATCTACTTCTCCTGACATAGATTTGAATGGTGCTCTTTGTGAGAAGAACACTTTTTCAATGGGACATTTAAAAGAGAGTTATCCAAACTCAAATTTTAGTCCTTCTCCCTCAAGTGAGTTGAATACCATTTGGGGTGTTTTTGGAAAAGTTTGTAGACTTGATAGGCCTTGCATAGTGGACGAAGTACATCTACGCAGATTTGATGGCCTGTTGGTAATTAGCAGACTCTAGGTTAATCtttctgatttcttttcctttctttcttgaCATGTCAGTTGCTGATAAAATGGTGTTGAAGTTCTGTAGGAAAATGGAGGGGTCCATCGATGTGTTGTTGGTAGCATAACTATGAAACCTCCTGTCCAAGAAGTCTGGAAAGTTGACTGCTTATGAGAGTCTTCCTGAGTAAGTTCGTGTATTCCTTTTGATGCATCAAACAGGGTTGGAGCATTTAAAATTCTGAATAACGTTTATATGTTCTACGAACTGGAAGCTTTTTCCTATCTTCTTGTGATGCTTTATCTGTTACATGGTGCAGctttgcatgatataaaataacTTTTCATGGATCTGTTGTTTTAGGTGCTGTTAGGTAGCAAATTGTATGACTCTTTTCATCTCAATATGGCAATGCCTTGATACATTATtataaatttgtaaagaaaaaccAGCGTAGTCAAATTTCAGGTTGTTTCCTCCTATTGCAATGTTATTTTGCTTATGGCCTTATGGTTATAGATCAGAAATTTCTGCTAATTTCTTCTCCATTCCTCTTTTTGCTCTATCTTTTCCCGTTTCCCTAATCTATTGCAATCTGTTTCCAGGTGATGAATTCATAAAGctaaaaatgaagaaatggaGATAGGAAGAATAGAAGAACCGATTTGGGAAAACTCGGTAAGAAATGGAGATAGGAAGAACAAAAGAAGCGATTTGGGATTCGGTTTCACTCTTTTCGATTTGGTCAAAATTGAcgaaaatatagaaaaaaaacgTGCAACGCACGGGTGAAAAACTAGTTATGATTAAAGTAAGACCCAAAGAGAAATTTTGTAATAAATTATGTATACTTGGACATTCTATAAAACTTTAGTATGGTATGCATATATGAGTCTaggataaaatgaaattataattAGTTCATTTAGATAAGTGAAAGAGGAGTTATAAGGCTTTTAAGGTTAAGAGGTCATACTAGTATAGGTACAAATATCATTTGGTGGAAACAAGTGTAAtgaaatggaaaataaaaagtaataaGTAAATAATTTTTGGGTTTAAAGAGggttaaattatatttaatcatatgctaaattatattataggtgCTCGTAATATTGAAGATATTCCGGAGGAGGGTACAAGTCGTCATTGAGAAAATTAGCGGTTTAGAAGTGAGTATAAACATGATGTGAAGTTAATTTTTAATTGTGTTTGTGATTTGAGAATTGTGGTGTTTGATTGTATACATATTGATGTGAATTGTTGTAACTAACTTCAATAGATATGAATTGATACGCGTTGAACATTATTTGTGATAGTTGGATTtaaatgagtatgtgtatatgTTAAATGTGATACATGTTGAATATTATTTGTGATAGTTGGATTGGAATGAGAAGTATGTGTATATGTTAAATGTGATTTCATTGATATAGAACATATGTACACAATTGCATGAAACATAAATGGATGACGTTGTGACATACCAGTTCAGTCACTGTTATGACTACTTGAATTTATAtggactacttggacctatACGGTCAATATTTGGACTACTTGGATCTATACGGCCAATACGTGGACTACTTGATTACATGGACCGAAACAAGATTATCTTATACCTGTTATTTGATCTCGGGTAGTGACTGGTTGGTGGTGTCACAACATTAATAAAACGGTTCATTCATTTGCATTTGTATGACTTGGGTGAGGGACTTGTTTACGTGATTGTGTGTGATTGGTATTCATTGATTGTTTATATTCACTGAGTTGCGACTCATATAAATCGCTAAATTTTCTAGCTAGTTGAAGTGAAGGTTAGGCTGGACTTTAGACGCTTAAAGAACTGTAGATTCCATGGATGAAAGGTCGGTTTGCTGGGTTCCGTCTCACACTCTCTCCTCTCATTATAAGCATGTAGAATAAGTAAACTTTTGGACTATATAAGTTGTAGACTGTATgtataaagatatatatatatatatatatgtatatattaacgtGTATATGTTTGATATACCTACGAGTATAAGTTGTTAATATATGCTTTTATCTAATGAATAgttttagtttaaaaaaaatttatacgtCTAGGGTGTTACAtttattggtatcagagcaggaATATGACCATAGTGACATACATAAGCATACATTGCATGATATACATATAAGTTgtttataatatgatattacaATCATATAAGTTAGAAGAAGTTGGAGAATAGAAtagaaatgaaaatgaaatgagGAGAGAGGAACCAGTCAGACCACCTTCTGTAGGAGCACCAATTAATAATCCACTAGCATCACCTGCACATTCTCATGCATCAAATGTACACTATCAAGCTCCTCCTCATAGGCAGATACAAGAACCAGTGGTTCCAAGAGAAAGGAGGTTTGATAAACTGAAAAAGCAGGGTGCTGAAGAATTTACTGGTACCACAGATCCTATACAAGCAGAAAGATGGTTGAAGAGATTGGAAATGGTTTTCAATTTGATGAAGTGCACTCCTGAAGAAAAGTTTGATTATGGTGTATTTTTATTCTAGGGAGATGCATATGATTGGTGGGAAACTATTCCTAATGGCACAGTTCAGCCCCCTGTGTTGACATGGGATGACTTTGTTCGTGAGTTTCGTAATAATTATATGCCAGAGGTGTATGTAGATGACAAAAGGAGGGAATTTATGAATCTAAAACAGGAAAGAATGACAGTGGTTGAATA
The sequence above is drawn from the Euphorbia lathyris chromosome 6, ddEupLath1.1, whole genome shotgun sequence genome and encodes:
- the LOC136233380 gene encoding uncharacterized protein, translating into MTALGIAHFQYWRSLPIITPSLFPRSPVYGIRPRKLSTSITSPLCFTSNNTQISENGDRSIVGDFLDYLNESWTQFHATGDEFIKLKMKKWR